A part of Methanobacterium bryantii genomic DNA contains:
- a CDS encoding helix-turn-helix domain-containing protein: protein MGEDENNEIYVKRALSSQVIMELLDRYPNLKKIKVPSSLYPRTSKKYLDALSELGIEVEPVIKRGRPKKYGSNEAELVQKMIDEGVSPKDISDELEIPLKTVYYLKGTKLKRGRKPKYSKETEEEIKKLRDEGLRAKDISEKLSIPLRTVYCLIKR, encoded by the coding sequence TTGGGTGAAGATGAAAATAATGAAATTTATGTAAAAAGAGCATTATCTTCACAGGTGATCATGGAGCTTCTGGATAGATATCCCAATCTTAAAAAGATTAAAGTTCCAAGCAGCTTATACCCTAGAACCTCAAAAAAATATTTAGATGCACTTTCTGAACTGGGAATTGAAGTTGAACCAGTTATCAAAAGGGGTAGGCCCAAGAAATATGGTAGCAATGAAGCTGAACTCGTTCAAAAAATGATTGATGAAGGTGTTAGCCCAAAAGATATATCTGATGAGCTTGAAATTCCTTTAAAAACAGTTTACTATCTCAAAGGTACTAAACTAAAAAGAGGTAGAAAACCAAAATATTCTAAAGAGACGGAAGAGGAAATTAAAAAGTTACGTGATGAAGGTCTTAGAGCAAAGGATATATCTGAAAAGCTAAGTATTCCTCTTAGAACAGTATACTGTCTTATAAAAAGATAA
- a CDS encoding helix-turn-helix domain-containing protein, with the protein MFFKGLYLKEYYLKIVYCLTVMDRLCDGLKEDISEKLSISLRTVYCHMAMDY; encoded by the coding sequence ATGTTTTTTAAAGGATTATATTTAAAAGAATACTATCTTAAAATAGTGTACTGTCTTACGGTGATGGATAGATTATGTGATGGTCTTAAAGAGGATATATCTGAAAAGCTAAGTATTTCTCTTAGAACAGTGTACTGTCATATGGCGATGGATTATTGA
- the metG gene encoding methionine--tRNA ligase, which yields MSKVFITSALPYANGPCHLGHLRSTYIPADIYARYNRMNDVDVLFVCASDEHGTPIAVRAEQIGKSPKEIADKFHKMIKRDLELCNISFDNFSRTTDPLHYEISQNFFLKLYEKGYIYEQVIKQPYCNTCKRFLPDRYVEGICPHCKGEGARGDHCETCGRHLDPIQLEEPTCLICSSTPEIKESKQYFFKLSHFQDDLGEWIEGNDELPPNVKNYAIQWIKEGLKDWILTRDMEWGIPVPLEDAEGKIIYVWGEAFLGYISSAAQWSRRENKPWEDYWNDKAIHFIGKDIIYHHSIFWPALLMGYGCKLPDNVVAGAYLSLEGRKMSTSKNWVIWASQFLEKFDSDIVRYYLTVNAPLGRDTDFSWDDFQRRVNDELADVLGNFMHRTFTFTNRFFDGSIPEPSEFDEYDEEFKNRILSIPDIVSENIEHFKFREGLIEIIRLAKFGNKYFNDKEPWKAVKENPEGAANCIYLCNQLAKVLSVILAPYIPVRASKIMEIMNLDVEETTSWKTAGEFVPAGHKIGKPKPLFSKIDDNIIKKEKETLYDNLEETETMKDIISIDDFAKMDLRISEIIGAERVEGSENLLKLIVDTGEKKIQVVAGLAKKYAPEEIKGQKVVVLVNLKPAKLFGIKSEGMILATSDSLSVLSADAHVGEKIK from the coding sequence TTGAGTAAAGTATTTATTACCAGCGCGCTGCCCTATGCAAATGGGCCCTGCCATTTAGGACATTTGAGATCGACATATATTCCAGCAGATATCTACGCACGTTATAATCGGATGAATGATGTTGATGTCCTGTTTGTTTGTGCAAGCGACGAACATGGAACGCCTATTGCAGTTAGGGCAGAGCAAATAGGAAAATCTCCTAAAGAAATTGCAGATAAGTTTCATAAAATGATAAAGCGTGACCTTGAGCTATGCAATATTTCTTTTGATAACTTTTCAAGGACCACTGATCCCCTTCATTACGAAATTTCACAGAATTTTTTCTTAAAACTTTACGAAAAGGGTTATATTTATGAACAGGTCATTAAACAGCCTTACTGTAACACATGTAAAAGGTTTTTACCTGACAGGTATGTAGAGGGAATTTGTCCCCACTGTAAAGGGGAAGGGGCAAGGGGAGACCACTGTGAAACATGTGGGAGGCATTTGGACCCAATTCAGCTTGAAGAACCAACATGCCTTATATGTAGTTCTACTCCTGAAATTAAGGAGTCAAAACAGTACTTCTTTAAATTAAGTCACTTCCAGGATGATTTAGGGGAATGGATAGAAGGAAATGATGAATTACCTCCAAATGTTAAAAATTATGCCATTCAGTGGATAAAAGAAGGTTTAAAAGATTGGATACTTACAAGAGATATGGAATGGGGAATTCCCGTCCCACTTGAAGATGCTGAAGGCAAAATAATTTATGTGTGGGGTGAAGCTTTCCTTGGATACATATCGTCTGCTGCACAGTGGAGCCGGAGAGAAAATAAACCATGGGAAGATTACTGGAACGATAAAGCAATTCACTTTATAGGAAAAGATATCATATACCATCACTCTATATTCTGGCCTGCATTACTTATGGGCTATGGATGTAAACTACCGGATAATGTTGTTGCAGGGGCATATCTTTCACTTGAAGGCCGAAAGATGTCAACAAGCAAAAACTGGGTTATATGGGCATCGCAGTTCCTTGAAAAATTTGATTCAGATATTGTAAGATATTACTTAACTGTAAATGCGCCCCTTGGCCGCGATACTGATTTTTCATGGGATGACTTCCAGCGCCGTGTAAACGATGAACTTGCAGACGTGCTTGGAAATTTCATGCACCGAACTTTCACATTTACAAACAGGTTCTTTGACGGGAGTATACCGGAGCCGTCGGAATTTGACGAGTACGATGAAGAATTTAAAAACAGGATATTGAGCATTCCCGATATAGTCTCAGAAAATATTGAGCATTTTAAATTCAGAGAAGGTCTTATTGAAATAATTAGACTTGCAAAGTTCGGTAACAAATATTTCAATGACAAGGAACCGTGGAAAGCTGTAAAAGAAAATCCTGAAGGGGCAGCAAATTGTATTTACCTGTGTAACCAGCTTGCAAAAGTTCTTTCTGTTATTTTAGCTCCTTATATACCAGTCAGAGCTTCTAAAATAATGGAAATTATGAATTTAGATGTAGAAGAAACAACCAGCTGGAAAACTGCAGGTGAATTTGTTCCAGCAGGCCATAAAATTGGTAAACCAAAACCATTATTTTCTAAAATTGATGATAACATAATTAAAAAAGAAAAAGAAACACTTTATGATAATTTAGAGGAAACTGAAACTATGAAAGATATTATAAGTATAGATGATTTTGCAAAAATGGATTTAAGAATTTCTGAAATAATTGGAGCAGAACGTGTTGAAGGCTCTGAAAACTTATTAAAATTAATAGTCGACACTGGTGAGAAAAAAATACAGGTTGTCGCAGGTCTTGCTAAAAAATACGCTCCAGAAGAGATAAAAGGCCAGAAAGTTGTTGTGTTGGTTAATTTAAAACCAGCGAAATTATTCGGAATAAAATCTGAAGGTATGATACTTGCAACTTCTGATAGTTTAAGCGTTTTAAGTGCAGATGCCCACGTTGGTGAGAAAATAAAATAA
- a CDS encoding DUF530 domain-containing protein, whose product MNESVLIARAEKFLDKIKRQRIQVEELRDFESFITVYHYLKENLDELYELRDTMEIKGYKAPYRSLIRSSRSSITELKAEEIHDVSRQTQYFRMKAAAKKNILDRVKSSIASHKIVIGHLEELATITCSACKKKFKRHEIEFVESGTCSCGAKDLILEKNDQGVYRLGTLKYLPLSGEYMVRMSDLSPMGREAFRSIVRVLKHEKRGIVKTVSLVVKVLEDGRWIRKRVNMDMDDEMNYEREIRKKYGRNARIEFLQFHRKKPAIINDKQVQTALSIAYVKFAKEIVDEIMDNVMDKFLKNRNNVEIYDNALKAASDVAGSITSDIEDEEDIKNEKLNEILKENNLMDDNDIINRQLERDLQTRNKIKRKLFVEVPRVFILWDIVRYYLTTSYDRRNKYSGPFPNLRPNLDTNQLKAFVDFDKQVVGILKEYTDEKIEYMEDMKEVIAKKFEIENKIKGLHVKSNPPAVGAAILNITGKLSIEVASDIFSVDPENVKAEKEKIETFGKPTSKRAQKFLEMIKK is encoded by the coding sequence ATGAATGAATCTGTTTTAATTGCACGGGCTGAGAAATTTCTTGATAAAATAAAACGTCAAAGGATACAAGTAGAAGAACTTAGGGATTTCGAAAGCTTTATTACAGTTTATCATTACTTAAAGGAAAATTTAGACGAGCTGTATGAACTTAGAGATACCATGGAGATCAAGGGTTATAAAGCCCCCTACAGGTCTTTAATTAGATCTTCTCGTTCCTCAATTACTGAATTAAAAGCTGAAGAAATACATGATGTTTCAAGGCAGACTCAATACTTCAGAATGAAAGCTGCTGCCAAGAAAAATATATTAGATAGAGTTAAATCGTCTATTGCGTCTCATAAAATTGTAATCGGGCATCTTGAAGAACTTGCAACTATAACATGCAGTGCATGTAAAAAGAAGTTTAAACGGCATGAAATTGAATTTGTGGAATCTGGAACATGCAGCTGTGGAGCTAAAGATCTGATATTAGAAAAAAATGACCAGGGTGTTTACAGGTTAGGTACACTTAAGTATTTGCCTTTATCAGGGGAATATATGGTGAGGATGTCTGATTTATCACCTATGGGAAGGGAAGCATTTCGCAGCATCGTTAGAGTCCTGAAACATGAAAAAAGAGGGATAGTTAAAACTGTTTCTTTGGTGGTTAAAGTACTGGAAGACGGCAGGTGGATTAGAAAAAGAGTCAATATGGATATGGACGATGAAATGAACTATGAAAGGGAAATTCGAAAGAAATACGGCCGTAATGCACGTATCGAATTTCTGCAATTTCACAGAAAAAAACCAGCTATTATAAATGATAAACAGGTTCAAACCGCTCTTTCAATTGCATATGTAAAATTTGCAAAGGAAATAGTGGATGAAATTATGGATAATGTTATGGATAAATTTTTAAAAAATAGAAATAATGTTGAAATTTATGATAATGCTCTTAAAGCGGCATCAGATGTTGCAGGTTCAATAACCTCAGATATTGAAGATGAAGAAGATATAAAGAATGAAAAATTAAATGAAATTCTTAAAGAAAACAACCTCATGGATGATAACGATATTATAAATAGACAGCTTGAGCGTGATCTTCAAACAAGAAACAAAATTAAAAGAAAGCTTTTTGTTGAAGTACCAAGAGTTTTTATTTTATGGGATATTGTTAGATATTATTTAACCACTTCTTACGATAGAAGGAATAAATACTCGGGACCATTCCCAAACCTTCGCCCAAATCTGGATACTAACCAGTTGAAAGCATTTGTAGATTTTGATAAGCAGGTAGTGGGGATTTTGAAGGAATATACCGATGAAAAAATTGAGTATATGGAAGACATGAAAGAAGTAATAGCAAAAAAATTTGAGATCGAAAATAAAATAAAGGGTCTCCATGTTAAGTCAAATCCGCCTGCAGTTGGGGCTGCAATTCTAAATATTACAGGAAAATTATCTATTGAAGTTGCATCTGATATTTTTTCAGTTGATCCGGAGAATGTAAAAGCAGAAAAAGAAAAAATTGAGACATTTGGAAAGCCTACATCTAAACGTGCTCAAAAGTTCCTGGAAATGATTAAAAAGTGA
- a CDS encoding DNA primase: MSFINPLSDEGKQIVREDGGDLDRIFDENDDIIDAVNSITAQEISDDAYIPKSYVDLVIKRVEWYVDKKSDPKYNHKKYAFLFYPEIAKFDVIAFYILCQAIGIKYGPNSRESRAVSELQGQIIENRLEELYERDRLEIVDKIMNILIVQDRIKWTSLADLLSSKKINLQDLVLKDGNVILDREDFMEYFKDVVKLQQPERMYNVFIGNRIKELIMIKMIMQNTENYIKNVHEIAGREVEPNATLLKIAEEVADALSKEIRYYGGGDSGGEVKASPLNIEKFPPCIRKSLDGIKSGGRNEVIVLFLTPFLSYARLYPSVFSRNTTLKVSDVDADLKITQNEILPMIYDAADRCSPPLFDDQPQEKININAKLGFGMNDNLNLQHEGETTWYTPMSCEKVKLNMPNLCRPDKTCKGITNPLSYYNRKMREK; the protein is encoded by the coding sequence ATGTCCTTTATAAATCCTTTATCTGATGAAGGAAAACAAATAGTCAGGGAAGACGGAGGGGATTTAGACAGGATATTTGACGAAAATGATGATATTATAGATGCAGTTAATTCAATTACAGCTCAAGAAATATCAGATGATGCTTATATACCCAAAAGCTATGTTGATCTGGTGATTAAAAGAGTAGAATGGTACGTTGACAAAAAAAGCGATCCCAAATATAATCACAAAAAATATGCTTTCTTATTTTATCCAGAAATAGCAAAATTCGACGTAATTGCATTTTATATCCTTTGTCAGGCCATTGGGATTAAATATGGCCCTAATTCCAGAGAAAGTCGCGCAGTATCAGAACTGCAGGGACAGATCATTGAAAACAGGCTTGAAGAACTTTATGAAAGGGACCGGTTAGAAATTGTAGATAAAATAATGAACATCCTCATTGTTCAAGATAGAATTAAATGGACATCACTTGCTGATCTTTTAAGTTCAAAGAAAATTAACCTTCAAGATTTAGTTTTAAAAGATGGAAACGTTATACTGGACCGGGAAGATTTCATGGAATACTTTAAGGATGTTGTAAAACTCCAACAGCCCGAAAGAATGTACAACGTGTTCATTGGAAACAGGATTAAGGAACTCATCATGATCAAGATGATCATGCAGAACACTGAAAACTACATAAAAAACGTGCATGAAATTGCAGGGCGTGAAGTAGAACCCAATGCTACACTTTTAAAGATTGCAGAAGAAGTAGCTGATGCCTTATCAAAAGAAATAAGATATTATGGAGGTGGAGATAGCGGGGGAGAAGTTAAAGCTTCGCCGTTAAATATTGAAAAGTTCCCGCCGTGTATTAGAAAATCTTTAGATGGGATCAAGTCAGGTGGGAGAAATGAAGTCATTGTCCTGTTTTTAACGCCTTTTTTATCTTATGCCCGATTATATCCTTCAGTTTTCAGCAGGAACACAACTTTAAAGGTATCTGATGTTGATGCAGACCTCAAAATCACACAAAATGAAATCCTGCCAATGATCTACGACGCTGCAGACAGGTGCAGCCCTCCCCTTTTCGATGACCAGCCTCAAGAAAAGATCAACATCAATGCAAAACTTGGCTTTGGAATGAATGATAACCTGAACCTCCAGCATGAAGGAGAAACAACGTGGTACACTCCAATGAGCTGTGAAAAGGTTAAATTGAACATGCCTAACTTGTGCAGACCAGATAAGACATGTAAAGGCATAACCAACCCCCTCTCTTATTACAACAGAAAAATGAGGGAGAAATGA
- a CDS encoding MraY family glycosyltransferase, with protein MANMFFGDYQMLLLISGICGLVAFLITFLTMPRLINKLKDAEIVGKDIHKPAKPIVAEMGGIGILFGFVIAMFVGIWLYPAYHYQFLITLIVILLVGLVGMVDDLVVLSSKEKLILLWLAGLPIMWIAPPNVGIIYMLSMPIAVSIGANLTNMLAGLNGVESGLGAIAMISLTISVIIMGKYNVAIITMAMLGALLAFLFYNRHPSRVFPGDVGTLIIGACIVLVAFIGRVKIIALIVLLPNIIDAALKFYSAGVVERHHHAPTEVGDDGKLVAPDGGFNSLIRSVLRRPMPEKNVVAIVWFIGIIFGAIGIILAYTLNSMII; from the coding sequence ATGGCAAATATGTTTTTTGGCGATTATCAGATGTTACTATTAATTTCAGGTATTTGCGGCTTAGTTGCATTCTTAATAACTTTTTTAACTATGCCTAGATTGATAAACAAATTAAAAGATGCAGAAATAGTTGGTAAGGATATTCATAAACCTGCGAAGCCTATTGTGGCAGAGATGGGTGGTATTGGTATCTTATTTGGTTTTGTAATTGCAATGTTTGTTGGAATTTGGCTATATCCGGCTTATCATTATCAATTTTTAATAACATTAATTGTAATTCTTTTGGTAGGTCTTGTAGGCATGGTTGATGACCTTGTAGTTTTATCATCCAAAGAAAAATTGATTTTACTCTGGCTTGCCGGACTACCGATCATGTGGATTGCCCCTCCTAACGTGGGAATCATTTACATGTTATCTATGCCTATAGCAGTTTCTATTGGTGCTAATTTAACAAATATGCTGGCCGGACTAAATGGAGTTGAATCCGGGCTTGGTGCAATAGCAATGATCTCTCTTACCATTTCTGTTATTATAATGGGCAAATATAACGTTGCTATAATAACTATGGCTATGTTAGGGGCTCTTCTTGCATTTTTATTCTATAACAGGCACCCTTCACGTGTTTTTCCAGGAGACGTGGGGACCCTTATTATAGGTGCATGTATTGTACTTGTGGCGTTTATAGGACGTGTAAAAATCATAGCCCTTATTGTACTTCTCCCAAATATAATTGATGCAGCACTCAAATTTTACAGTGCGGGAGTTGTTGAAAGACATCACCATGCTCCAACTGAAGTAGGCGATGATGGAAAACTGGTAGCTCCTGACGGCGGTTTTAATTCCCTTATACGATCTGTTTTAAGGAGGCCGATGCCTGAAAAGAATGTAGTTGCAATTGTATGGTTTATTGGGATAATTTTTGGAGCTATTGGGATAATTTTAGCATACACGCTTAATTCGATGATTATTTAA
- a CDS encoding THUMP domain-containing protein, translating to MIIHNFNILIITYNSNSFLLGGGRIKPIDGFNLLVTLQGHKDAHAGEELVGIEELELALSSYEPVLYIKESQYPNVVLVELTMDPEEAVAILSEAPTTVVSKVVPIDAVVKTRMDSIWERALLIAREKMNSDDSFVVRCDLRGREYIESKNELIETVTNELLNNIDIMADEINPGWIVQIEVVGEDTGVSVLKPHQILKKI from the coding sequence ATGATTATCCATAATTTTAATATATTAATAATTACATATAATAGTAATAGTTTTCTTTTAGGAGGTGGACGTATCAAGCCAATAGACGGCTTTAATCTTCTGGTAACTCTTCAAGGCCATAAAGATGCACATGCAGGTGAAGAATTAGTGGGAATAGAAGAACTAGAACTAGCACTTTCAAGCTACGAGCCCGTTCTTTATATTAAAGAATCACAGTACCCAAATGTTGTTTTGGTGGAATTGACTATGGATCCTGAAGAAGCAGTAGCAATATTAAGTGAAGCTCCAACAACAGTAGTATCTAAGGTTGTTCCAATTGATGCAGTTGTTAAAACGAGAATGGATTCTATTTGGGAGAGAGCACTGCTAATTGCAAGAGAAAAGATGAATTCAGATGATTCATTTGTAGTGAGGTGCGATTTAAGGGGTAGAGAATACATAGAATCAAAGAATGAACTTATTGAAACAGTAACCAATGAGCTGCTTAATAATATAGATATTATGGCGGACGAAATAAATCCTGGTTGGATTGTTCAAATCGAAGTAGTTGGCGAAGATACTGGAGTCAGCGTTTTAAAGCCA